In the Cannabis sativa cultivar Pink pepper isolate KNU-18-1 unplaced genomic scaffold, ASM2916894v1 Contig1, whole genome shotgun sequence genome, one interval contains:
- the LOC115721380 gene encoding uncharacterized protein LOC115721380, translating into MARDSCMTRVAAGVAVGGAVGGAVGAVYGTYEAIRYKVPGLLKIRYIGQTTLGSAAIFGLFLGAGSLIHCGKSY; encoded by the exons ATGGCCAGGGACAGTTGTATGACTCGTGTGGCCGCCGGAGTCGCAGTCGGTGGTGCTGTTGGCGGCGCTGTTG GCGCTGTATATGGAACATACGAGGCTATTAGGTATAAG GTCCCGGGACTACTGAAGATTAGGTATATTGGACAAACAACACTTGGTAGTGCAGCTATTTTTGGTCTGTTTTTGGGTGCTGGGAGCTTAATACACTGTGGGAAGTCCTATTAA